One stretch of Stigmatella aurantiaca DNA includes these proteins:
- a CDS encoding poly(A) polymerase, translated as MSHERFTPSREVYHRIRWDPRLDAREFVIGYDAHSGEMEEVPFAAFVPDGEIPWHRVWYFRRGPERVWDRKSRTDVLAELAAGPATSSASAPPPAEAAPAFTPIPAYRYDAHAEAWCEDVPPDTVDTEALPSPEALTVATFNVLFDLYDAELIDTRRRIPAALSLLRSVDADLIALQEVTEPFLRVLLATPWIREHYFLSDGPVSATVKPYGQLLLSRFPFASLRQCVFTRDKRVIAGELRLKGGPLWVATPHLTSNRTASPDSARAAQLRTIVDWANALGPEAPDVVLAGDFNLGEDTSAAQAFAQEGFVDVWPLLRPEEPGFTFDPERNALATAMTVTGRRQRLDRVLVRSRSGRLTPRTVSLFGETPLPPPEAPAGGPLFTSDHFGVRCVLRLDEPRVPPPPPALSRALSAAPVHESAVVLIPPEGQWGPLQALRAQHDRNYQRWMPHVTLLYPFIPEEHFLEAEALIEEALRSVTPFQVTLTGFDFFEHRASVTAWLQPEDQPHGALKSLQAALEAALPHCDEQGRKSERGFTPHLSVGQLPRSAPADIRQTLSTWEQDWRPLSFEVREVCLISRRGNGPFAVRRRVALGGARHPTAQPHTTLHEVLSARGELDSGEASQAHAQAVKHLEAVCARLGVALYPYGSFRMGMSRPGSDVDAVAIGPARLSREDFAQALLQALSQETGSEGARFIADAALPLVKLSLDGVPFDVSYASRPEDAAPCPPSELLVRYGERLDPEGFRSLTGWADTEALLGCAGPEGPERERFRTVLRAVKAWAKARGVYSHALGYLGGFSWAVLVAWACLRAPRESSRSEEQLLAYFFEMFAAWPWPLPVTLTPGTARYTPEGKRDLMPVVAPALPPRNTARNVSRSTLRVLRDEFARASEVLRRARSEGTAEAWEALFAPVDVSRQMPARVVVSIEAESPEDRQVAAGWVLGHLTALVYRLEGDRRLFLRPFPPAQPEGPFLVGLAVQGQEGEEALSLHPGSALRQTLDAFRESFHAWSHRPPGASLSLRLAVD; from the coding sequence ATGTCTCACGAGCGCTTCACCCCCAGCCGCGAGGTCTACCACCGCATCCGCTGGGATCCCCGGCTCGATGCCCGTGAGTTCGTCATCGGCTACGACGCCCACTCCGGCGAGATGGAGGAAGTGCCCTTCGCGGCCTTCGTTCCCGATGGAGAGATTCCCTGGCACCGCGTCTGGTACTTCCGCCGGGGCCCTGAGCGGGTGTGGGACCGGAAGAGCCGCACCGATGTGCTGGCCGAGCTCGCCGCAGGCCCGGCAACGTCCTCGGCTTCCGCCCCTCCCCCGGCCGAAGCCGCGCCTGCCTTCACACCGATTCCCGCGTACCGGTATGACGCGCACGCGGAAGCCTGGTGTGAAGACGTCCCCCCGGACACGGTGGACACCGAAGCCCTCCCTTCGCCGGAGGCGCTCACCGTGGCCACCTTCAACGTCCTCTTCGATCTCTACGACGCGGAGTTGATCGACACCCGGCGGCGCATCCCGGCGGCCCTCTCCCTGCTGCGCTCGGTCGACGCCGACCTCATCGCCTTGCAGGAAGTCACCGAGCCCTTTCTCCGAGTGCTCCTCGCGACGCCGTGGATCCGCGAGCACTACTTCCTCTCGGACGGACCGGTGTCCGCCACCGTCAAACCCTACGGCCAGCTCCTCCTGTCCCGGTTCCCCTTCGCCTCCCTGCGCCAGTGCGTCTTCACCCGGGACAAGCGGGTGATCGCCGGGGAGCTCCGGTTGAAGGGCGGCCCCCTGTGGGTGGCCACGCCTCACCTGACGAGCAACCGCACCGCCTCGCCGGACAGTGCGCGCGCGGCCCAGCTGCGGACAATCGTCGATTGGGCGAATGCCCTGGGCCCGGAAGCTCCCGATGTGGTGCTCGCGGGGGACTTCAACCTCGGCGAGGACACGTCCGCGGCACAGGCCTTCGCCCAGGAAGGGTTCGTGGATGTCTGGCCCCTGCTGCGGCCCGAGGAGCCTGGGTTCACGTTCGACCCGGAGCGGAATGCGCTGGCCACGGCGATGACCGTCACCGGCCGGCGCCAGCGGCTGGACCGGGTGCTCGTGCGCTCCCGTTCGGGACGGCTCACGCCTCGCACCGTGTCGCTCTTTGGAGAGACGCCCCTGCCCCCACCCGAGGCGCCCGCGGGAGGCCCCCTCTTCACGTCGGATCACTTCGGGGTGCGCTGTGTGCTGCGCCTGGATGAACCCCGCGTGCCCCCTCCCCCGCCTGCCCTCTCCCGGGCGCTCTCGGCGGCTCCCGTGCACGAGTCGGCCGTGGTGCTCATCCCCCCGGAGGGGCAGTGGGGCCCCCTCCAGGCCCTGCGCGCCCAGCATGACCGGAACTACCAGCGGTGGATGCCGCATGTGACGCTGCTCTATCCGTTCATCCCCGAAGAGCACTTCCTGGAGGCCGAGGCGCTCATCGAGGAGGCGCTGCGGTCCGTCACTCCCTTCCAGGTGACCCTCACGGGCTTCGACTTCTTCGAGCACCGCGCCAGCGTGACCGCCTGGCTCCAGCCCGAGGACCAGCCTCACGGCGCCTTGAAGTCCCTGCAAGCCGCGCTCGAGGCCGCGCTCCCTCACTGTGATGAGCAAGGCCGCAAGTCCGAACGCGGCTTCACGCCCCATCTGAGTGTCGGCCAGCTTCCCCGCTCGGCCCCCGCGGACATCCGGCAGACGCTCTCCACCTGGGAGCAGGACTGGCGTCCCCTCTCGTTCGAAGTCCGCGAGGTCTGTCTGATCAGCCGCCGGGGCAACGGTCCTTTCGCGGTGAGACGGCGCGTGGCGCTCGGAGGTGCCCGCCACCCCACCGCCCAGCCGCACACCACCCTCCACGAAGTCCTGTCCGCGCGAGGGGAACTGGATTCCGGCGAGGCCTCCCAGGCACACGCTCAGGCCGTGAAGCACCTGGAGGCGGTGTGCGCCCGGCTGGGCGTGGCGCTGTACCCCTATGGCTCGTTCCGGATGGGAATGAGCCGTCCCGGCAGCGACGTGGACGCGGTGGCCATCGGCCCCGCGCGCCTGTCCCGTGAAGACTTCGCCCAGGCCCTCCTCCAAGCGCTCTCGCAGGAGACGGGCAGCGAGGGCGCCCGCTTCATCGCGGATGCCGCCCTCCCGCTGGTGAAGCTGTCCCTCGATGGCGTGCCGTTCGACGTGTCCTATGCGAGCCGCCCCGAGGACGCAGCGCCCTGTCCCCCCTCGGAGCTGCTGGTCCGGTACGGCGAGCGGCTGGATCCCGAGGGGTTCCGCTCCCTCACGGGCTGGGCGGACACGGAGGCGCTGCTGGGCTGTGCCGGGCCCGAGGGCCCCGAGCGCGAGCGGTTCCGGACCGTGCTGCGGGCCGTCAAGGCCTGGGCGAAGGCGCGCGGCGTCTACTCGCATGCGCTGGGCTATCTGGGAGGCTTCTCCTGGGCCGTGCTGGTGGCCTGGGCCTGTCTGCGCGCTCCCCGGGAGTCCTCCCGCTCAGAGGAGCAGCTGCTCGCGTACTTCTTCGAGATGTTCGCGGCCTGGCCGTGGCCCCTGCCCGTCACCCTCACGCCGGGGACCGCGCGGTACACCCCGGAGGGGAAGCGCGACCTGATGCCCGTGGTGGCGCCCGCGCTGCCTCCCCGCAACACCGCGCGCAACGTGTCGCGCTCGACGCTCCGCGTGCTTCGTGACGAGTTCGCTCGCGCCAGCGAAGTGCTGCGGCGGGCCCGGAGCGAGGGCACGGCGGAGGCTTGGGAAGCCCTGTTCGCGCCCGTGGACGTCTCCCGGCAGATGCCCGCCCGCGTGGTGGTCTCCATCGAGGCCGAGTCGCCCGAGGACCGGCAGGTGGCCGCGGGCTGGGTGCTCGGGCACCTCACGGCCCTGGTGTACCGGCTGGAGGGAGATCGCCGGCTCTTTCTGCGGCCCTTTCCCCCCGCGCAGCCCGAGGGCCCCTTCCTCGTGGGTCTGGCCGTTCAGGGCCAGGAGGGGGAAGAGGCCCTCTCGCTGCATCCGGGAAGCGCTCTGCGCCAGACCCTGGACGCGTTCCGCGAGTCCTTTCACGCCTGGAGCCACCGGCCTCCAGGCGCTTCGCTCTCCCTGCGGCTGGCCGTGGACTGA